The sequence below is a genomic window from Cataglyphis hispanica isolate Lineage 1 chromosome 13, ULB_Chis1_1.0, whole genome shotgun sequence.
aatagacAAAAGTAAGATCAGGTAATAAGATAAAGTTTGTATCATCTTACTTAAGTAATTGAAAGATTTCATCCTTTGTGATATATCCATCGTTGTTCAAATCATATACACGAAAGCAGAAAGTGATCCTATCACGTAAATTGCCTCGCAAAAATACATCAAGTCCCATGATCCAAGGCTCTAATCGAATAACGCTCTCGATCTCTCGATCCCAGCAGCAGAATAGACGCTCCACTAAAGTATCCTCCGTAATCACATGAAATGTATTGTGGAGAAGTTCTCGAAAAATACCTCTGTCGATTCCCTGAGatgaaaattagatattttctaatatttttgagcatatgtatgtaatttctttctatatattaataatttgaacattttttttttacttttagtaataaaacgTTTATAACGTTAATTAGCTTGTAATTGTAACTGGCATAAATACCTCGACAGCTGGTCTCGATTGTAGCCTTCTACCGATGAATATTGATCGTTCAACTTGTTGTTGATTGGAATTGGTAGTTAACTTCTTGTAAAATTTGCAGAGATTGTCTAATTCCACCCTAACAAaccaaatatacattaaataataatttactagtTATAAtggataatgataataatatataatgtttatttttttcatttttatataaaattatactattaaattaacataatttacaatagAGTTTAATTctcattagaaatttatttctgtttccattcaattttttatcaatttattgttttataaattttccagATTTTACATCCTTTTCATTTTGTAaatctttcttaattaaattcttcattttttattacgtgaataattactttttttattacttcggTAAATGCAATTGCGATTATACACTCgccataaatacaaaaaaaaaaataataaatttgattgacaATTAAAATGATTCGTTTAATACGActgataatcaaaataaaggtACTTGGAAATTAATGACGCTATGTGCTAATACAATTATAGTAGATGTTTATTACGACTGATAATCAAAATAAGGTACTTGGAAATTAATGACGCTATGTGCTAATAGGATTATAgtagaaatagaattataatagcGGCACTCGACGCATTGTTAATTGTCAACTCGCCTGGAAAAtctcgtcttttttttaagagactCGATCACTTTGACGATGTACGCGGAGTTTCTCCCGCCCCCGCCCTCCGTCATCCTTCTGCGACGTCTTCTCCTCGGCGGCTCGCCCTTGCCGGACGCCGCGCAGCTTTGCCGTTTTGAGTTGACAGATGCCTTGCGACCGCTTGTCAGAAATAGGGAAACGCTCTTGATGAGCGTCGCACCGGCACGAATGCTTATGTTAGGTGGACGCTCGGCGCCGACGCCGACGCCGACGCCCGACTGATCTCCCCCTGTCGACGTGGCGCTCCGTTGCCCGGACATGCCGGTTCAATGACTGAAAgtgatttcaaaataattggtATTTTAATTCGGATGtattaaagatttgtaataatggattttcgagatttttttgatctaaagaaataaaataattatacaatattttttaaaaatatgtacatgtaaCAATATACaactgtatatttatttcctcaagaaagaaataaatgatactGGTTGATTTatgatattgaattatttcgataattgttttttattcttaaatttatgcagtagaattaatatatgtatattaagagtagtagcatatataataattttatttaattgttatcgctgaaataataacataatgcatatagtttatttgtattatattcaattagataattttatgctaaaaatgtaataaataatgatcatgtatatatagtatatgtatactgatatgattaaatatttgcaatcagATGTACATAAggagatttttttctccgcTTCTCGCAAGTTGCACATACATTAAATGGAGCAATCATcatgattgtaataaaaatgcaaatctgtttaatagaaaaaaaaatgtatgaaaatagaAACCGTTACCACGAATCGCTATAGCCATTCCAGTCGATTAatcgataagaaataaatcacagaaatatccttttcttttattaacggTAACCGAACTTTGCAAACGCGGTCAAAGCCGAATtatcttatcaaaatattttctttctctctttctctttctttcttccatgTCCaaccaatttattattatttacgaccACATTTGCGTAATTTTCTTGTAACTCGATTTTGCTCACGAAGCTCATGTGCATTTTCGTggcaagaataatatattctaatgaaCTTAAATCGCGCATTTACATCCGCGTAACTTGAACTGCGtgcataaagaaagaaaatgcaatttgcattttatagaaagaaagagattattataagatttatgatataaagtgCAATGTATTTACACACatgaacataattttaattatatcaaaaatatactaaataaatattatatttaatattatattttaatctgtaaataatatgttaactACTATTGTAAAAAGACAGTTCATGTCTCACTATCGTTTTAcaagataaaatgtaaaaactttTCTCATTAGATAATGAATATAACTCACGCCGCAAGTTATGTCCGAAACTCGCGCATTATTTTGGATTTGTTTCAGTCAAACACGCAATACCAAGTGGAACACGGAAAATCTAGAAACTTTGGAGTACCTAAACACACTTCTTTTTCttaacttttttcaatttatgcataattattttgacaattttatgaaaacataTGTTTTACACATGTtggtattttacaatttttattacaaatatttaaaagcaatgaaattttaaaaactttaatgtcaagtttttataatattttttctacgtTTGAATTACTACTTTTAAACATAAGATTTACTTATGCGCTTACTTGAAATATGAGATACAATTTCTTAAAGGAGCCATTACTTTGAATAATGCATGTCTCATCTTTGAGTAATCATTTCCAACAATGCGCATGCATCAAGAATCGCTTCTGCAAACGCAAAAAGACAATTTATAACACAcgaaattgcaattttgaaaGCATGATTTTAATCTTGGATAAAATCTCCACAATTTCCTCGTATTACATATGATTCTgactctatttattttatatatcatttttacacacatacttttatattttttattttttaaaaagcctTATTTTGCTGAGGACaattatgatagaaaaattttttaaatttttatttatcttcttttttttaaaatattaattataaatataaatattaaaaaaaaattaatagctttgcaaatataattttattatagaatttgaGAATTAGATCATGCTACGATAATGATCGACACTTCTATTTCGAAACTATAGATTCCCTCAATTTAACTTCTCCAACTTCTAGCAATCAGATTGCATGTAGCATGCATGTGAATCTCGTTTTAATCTATAAAccaatcaaaaatatactactatatatatatagtaaatctTGATATGACGGCCTATTTCCCAGATTCTACAGGATTTCATATGTAACTCtgttttactatttaaaaaagcaaggatttttagaaaatgcaaattatataaaaaaaaaaaaaaattatcatatgtgCACGTACATACATTGATAGAAattcacattaaaaatatacgagaaatattattttaacaagaggtatattctttattatttttaattgtagatattaattacaaatagaaaaaattacgtgatttatactaaaattaaaatatataattttacattaaaatacaacacagtaataaataatcgtcATTAGCAATTGCatacttaattatttgaatgaatATTATCACTAATAATTGATCACTGCATTCAAAGACACAACAATTTTTCTGTactctttatttcttcaacCGTGTACGAATAATTCGAAGTGTTAGAATCTGGCTAAAGATTATCAAAACGAATTCACTGTCTTTTGTTTGTTCAGTATGCGTTTAGTGTGATTGGCACATTCgattaaatcgaaaaaaaacttACCGATTAGTGACAAAGGACTCCTTCCGTCGCGATCAGAACTTCGTCGTTAGAAGCGACTACGTTTTATCGATCAAACATATCAAATGACGAAGTTGAAAAAACGCGATATCTAGTATCAGATCGGATAAacatgcataaatttttagtatcaAACGGCAAGACGCACAAACCGTGCTACAGAAAGTTAAACAATTtggataacaaaaatttttgttatggttttattaaaattattataatttattataattattattgatttattttgtttacattatttgATGGAAATTATGTAGCTTAAGTAATGTAACATatctacaattaattaaaattcatatgtttttaatgatatacattatgtcatctaatttcttttatcgagaatatattttcaagtttttaatatttttattttcgcacaATATAGTACTTTAATGCGATGATCTGcgtgaatttttttcagcatATTCATTCTACACAATCTATATTTCCTTTGCCCGATTCAGAACATCATCATTAGATATTTCTTCCGAAGAGATCGTCGACGTCAAATGatgttttctgaaaaatataataaaattaataattaataatctatatattaatgatgcGTTCTGTATCCTTTACAATTTTGtttctgtaaaataatcttactTGCACAGCTTATCTAAGCATTTTTGAATTTCCATTAAATGATGTTGGATATCAATGagcgtattaattatttcctctAACATTGTGAAGGATATAGTTTTGTTGTATTCCTCAGCAGCACGttctacataaaaattttaggatattaattatgttattatcttaaacaatatatttacattaatatcagTTTATATAacctaattatttaatatttagaattttattagtgATATATTTCGActgatcaatattaataaaattatttacatgtacGTATCTTGTTAAAGACGTTTTCAGGTACTTACTGATCCGGATATGTTCATCAGTAATGTCTCCATTCTGATAGACGATATCAATCTCTTTCATATAATCAATTAGATCTTTCACGTTATTCACCCTCATTATCGTCGCTTTATTATTTGGTgcttggaaaataaaatttgtattgttaTCAAGTTTAGCATATATActtctcatttttaattgttccCGAGTAAGTTCATCGATAAGCAAGCTTAATTGATCCAAAAATTGTATctgaaaaaaacaatgaaacgcgtataaataaatttcgttaataattaattaattaatatcttgcaattaatttatttataaaatatatacaaacttCTCGTTTAGTATTGTCCTTATCTCTGCTTATTTTTACGGTAATAAAGTTAATGAGCTTGGCAAGGTTTTTTTCATACGCTGTAATTAGCTCTTTTAGTTGCTCTGGCATATTTACAGGAATCTCATCGCCtagatttaaagaattattcgatacaatagtttttatttagttCAGGGAAGATGCATTGTGGTTCGATATAAATCTATACAAAATGCAGTCTGTGtttctctaattaaataattaagatacatataaatcaCTCACGTAACCATTTGTATCGTCAAATGCGCgaatacttaatttttaataaaaataaaaatttaactttcaagattaatttgaattttatatgtaataaaatatatacgatctCCTTACCTGTGTCTCCTACGTTCGAAGGCGCGACCGAACGAGATTGCgcctgaaaattatatttttatcaggaCACAGTTGTCTGCACTTGGcacttattcatatttaatatgagaAGGGCAAAAAAATACGTGCAATGATAAACAATCAATGCACGTATGGAGGacattaaattgcaaaacttACTCCAGTCAGGATAGCAGTAAATACAATCACGAGAAACTTTATCTCCATTTTTCGATCGCTCTTGGTATGCAAATGAAACTCTAACAGGTCACTCTGATGAACGAGGCCGTTTTATAAGCATCATGAACAAAGGCACTTGCGTATGTGacgtttttcaaaatattcgatGGAAACATCCGGCGGAAAATAAACGAACATATCGCTATGGATTGAAATTACACGATTATTGTACGCAAATAGACATGtgtaattgtattttgtattatcgcaggagaaatatatttttattattttttaattattaattttttttctctgctaATAGAAGATGAATCgtattatgaataaaagattgataatataatggcATAAAATAAACGCGATGCGCATTTCTCGAATTTCCATAGGATAATAATCCTGTGACGTTTCTGCGCCTAAAACTGCGATCAAGGATATCAGATCGACGAATGTAgagaattgaataataaaaactataatcagtttaaattattcattagtgtattaaaaactataaaatggataaaaaagagaatattcagCATTCAATAATGTATCggatttaaaatttgcaagataCGGTGAgatgcattaaattattaatatcattggcagtttataaaattgataagtaatgatagttaaataattatttgaatatattaaaaaaaattagaggaTAAATAAGGcggtttatttctttcttaaataaatttattacataaagaaaAGTTTATACACACACTAATTGTACAAgtgtaattgatatttttttatgtgaatcCACTTTCAAAGATATTGATCGTATTTTTAGAGTCCATTTCATCGTCCATATCCATATCCATATCCACGGGAGCTGCAATCAAAACATTATTGTAAAACACAatctatcaatattattacccaacgataataataacggATAAGATTAGaatgacaaataattaaaattatatctaaaattttggCGTggcaagaaatatattttatacttcttGTAATGTATCAAAAATTCACAATTTGTATCACTTCGGCCATATTTACCCAGCATTAGCGAACGAGGATGAGAAGGAACCGCCGCCGAATGGCGTGCTTATCGAACCGGCATTAGCTCCGCTGTTAGCGAAGGATCCACCACCGTATCCAGGATATGTACTTCCGCCGCATCCTCCACCGCATCCTCCTCCTTTGCCGTAATAGCCACCACGTCCGTGAAAACCACCCCCGCCGAATCCACGGCCAAATCCACCGCCATATCCGCCATATCCACGTTTAAAACGAACCAGCTCCGGCGTGGCTGCTCTGATTATTCTTTGAAGACctgaataaagaattttagagACTTtactcttaaaatatatataattaaactgttatatttgaagaaataaattcgaaaaacttatcaatgataatttctttatcaatacaatatattaaagattttgtaCTACTTGatgatgtatgtatttttttaacaggCATATAATGCATTTACATAATGAATcacgaaatatttgaaatgtcaACAGTGcctataaaaagtaaataaattggTTGACTCGTGTTTAACTGACGCGGTATTAATGCGTGTGACGCACGttgaaaaactttaaataaaattaagccAGAGCCACGTAACATGCAATTAGTAAAACATATAcgtaatatcatatttttattaattattaaatttacatgtgTGTTATTCTCACGCACTCACATActccaaataaaaatatttttaataaaatatttttaattatcttacaatctcgaataaaattcaattaaatagcAATACGTTACATATAATTCGATACTCAGCACGTTTTCATCACTTTCACACATATTTCCACCCTCTAATTttgtcgtttcttttttttaagtttaccTTGAGATTGCGAAGCAGTCGGCAATGCGACTGCAACTGCGACGAGTAGCGCAAGAAGCGCAAGGATTGTGATCCTTGACATTCTGCCGATGATGAGAGAGCGAGTATCCAATGCTAAATGACGACAAGAAAATCGGCCAAGcagtctttatatatatggcaACCCATACGCGCGTTCCGGGATATCCCGGCGCGTTTTACGCAGGTACGAAACGCAGGCACTTTCGAGCCGCATCGAATCGCTTGTATATCATTAGCGCGAACAAAACGAGTCTCCTTTTTGTCAGTGTTAGAGGTTGATGATGCGCCGTCGGTCCCCGGGTGTCCCTGAGACGATTTCCTGCTCGCATGGTGGAATATTATTTCGTGACAAGCTCGATCTTCGGTATTTCTTGATAGATCGTCTTAATCGTTTTGcttctcaaaaattttgagGCAAAAGAAGAAATGCAAGATCAGGTAAATTgcgaacaaaatatttataaaaaaattaaaataatttatttatttattattttaatattaattattattattttaagttgaaataattcacattaatataatgtactattaaattattaataagataattaaaacaatttatatttattatgataaactatttaatgatcaaataatatttttcttttaataaaaaaaagcttcgGACAAAGAAATCTCGAAAGAGGAGACTTCCACGATTGGCAAAATACTCATAAAATTCGAATTTAAAGTATAATGcgcgagaataaaaattttctcatcgGAAAATTTCTGTACAAGtggaatgaaaaatttcattttcatagaacgcaaatattttacatataatataaaaatttttttttacaaaagaaaatctcAGTTTTTGCGCGAAATGTTTTGCCATTTGctaagttataataaatttatcaaaaaaatttaaataaaatttatttcaatatttgaattttttacccgtacatattattacataacacgatatttaaaataccaTTTCTCAAGCTGTCGTCATGTAATAGCCTTCAGATGATGTTTATCGTCCAACATTACCTACATTCAAACTCTCGGAATAACCGGCACGCTTTAAGAACCATGTAATCTTGCCTGAGAGATACATTAGCGGTCAACTAGCAGCCTTGATTTTTCTCCGGGCCTCAC
It includes:
- the LOC126853884 gene encoding uncharacterized protein LOC126853884 gives rise to the protein MSRITILALLALLVAVAVALPTASQSQGLQRIIRAATPELVRFKRGYGGYGGGFGRGFGGGGFHGRGGYYGKGGGCGGGCGGSTYPGYGGGSFANSGANAGSISTPFGGGSFSSSFANAGSRGYGYGYGR
- the LOC126853876 gene encoding calaxin gives rise to the protein MSGQRSATSTGGDQSGVGVGVGAERPPNISIRAGATLIKSVSLFLTSGRKASVNSKRQSCAASGKGEPPRRRRRRRMTEGGGGRNSAYIVKVIESLKKKTRFSRVELDNLCKFYKKLTTNSNQQQVERSIFIGRRLQSRPAVEGIDRGIFRELLHNTFHVITEDTLVERLFCCWDREIESVIRLEPWIMGLDVFLRGNLRDRITFCFRVYDLNNDGYITKDEIFQLLKNCLIKQPGEEDPDEGVKDLSELALKKLDVDHDGKISFHDYEIAIKEEPLLLEAFGQCLPTEESCSAFLATLQP